The sequence below is a genomic window from Streptomyces sp. NBC_00289.
GCGGGGAAGGACGCGCCGCCCACGGTAGGCGGCGCCGTCCCCGGCTCCTTCGAGCCACTGCACGGAGAGCTGGGGCAGGCCCAAGCCGGTTATCCCGGCAAGGGCCTGGAACCCAACTCCATTCGTTTCGATCCCGGACAGGTCGAGCCTGTCCGAAGGTGTGCTCAGTTCGAGCTTCACCAGCCGACCATCCTCGCCCGCGAGGTCGCCGCGAACAGCTCCTCCTCGGACGAGAGGGAGCCACCGGAACCCGCGTAGTAGTTCAGAACCTTCGTGACGGACGAGCCCCTCTCGGAGGGAAGCCCCCCGGAAACGGCCGCAGTTACGCCAGAAGACGCACTGCCGGCGATGGCCCCCGTGAGGTAATCCATCGCCTGAATGACACGCCCGCGCTGACCCTCGACACCCCGCGCCAGGCCAAGGCCCGTGAATGCGCCGAGCTTCTCCATCAGCCGTGAAGGCGAATGGATATCGAGGCCCTTCTTGATGGCCTTCACCATCTTGTCGGCGAGCTTGAGCATTACGTCTTCAAGGTCGTCCATCTTGTCTTCGAGACCCTTGACCAGGCCCTCGGCCGCCTTGATTCCGGCGTCGTACAGAACACTCGACGCCGTGTTTCCAGCGGACTTGCCGAAGCCTTCGAGCTGCTTCTCCAACTCGTTGAGCTGGTCGACGCCAGCCTTACCGGCTGCGGCAATCGACTCGGCCGCCTTGAGACCCGCGTCGGGGCCTGCACTGGCGATCTGGTCAATCTGCGTCTGATTGAGCCCGAGATCCTTCAGCTTCTTCAGGGCCGCAGCGAATCGCTTCGCCTTCTCGACTGCTTCCTTCATGTTCGCGGCGATGTTCTCGAAGCTCTGGTCTTCGAGCTTCGTCGGATCTCCGATGTCGACGATCCGGTCCGCGATCTGCTTGGCGTAGTCGTTCTTCTGGTCCTGGAGCTGCTTCAGCTTGTCCTTGGCCGCGTCCAGCTTCTTTGACAGGCCGTCCCATTGGGCGGTCAGCTTGAGGAGCTGGGTGCGGTATTCGTTGACCTGCTTCCGCAGCGTCGCCGAAGCCGTCTTCGGGATCTTCGACGTGAGGTCGTTAAGGGTCTGCTTGACCTTGTCGTACTGCGACTCAAGGCCCCTGATCAGACCCTTGATGATCTCCTGACCGGCGTTGTAGAGAAGAACCTTGTCCTTCGGGAGCGGGCCCTTCCAGTCCGTCAGCTTGCTGGTCAACTCACCGAGCTTGCCCTTGACGGAGCCGAACATCGACGAGATGCCGGAGATGAAGCCCTTGATCAGCTCGATGCCGGCGGTCTTCAGCGTGGAACCGAGCGACGAAAGCGCGGACTTCGCCTTCTCGGGCAACTCCTTCACCTTGGATACGGCCTTGCCGATCCACTCGCCAACCGTCGACACCAGCGCGGTGAACTTCTCCACCGCCGTCGTGCGGATCGAGTTCCAGCTATCGACGAAGAACTTCCCCATCGACTTCAGGCCGTCGAGGACGAGCTGCTTGGCGCCCGTAAAGAACAGGCGGACGCCGCCGGTAATGGACGCCCAGCCATCGGAGAAGAACTTCCCGATCGCCTTCATCCCGTCCAGCGCCAGGCCCCTAGCCCCGGTGAAGAACAGACCGATGTACCCGCGGATCGCCGCGAAGGCACCCGTGAACAGTTCGGTGATGGCCTTCCAGCCAGCCTTGAACAGCGCGCCCAGGCCCTTCAGGGCCTTGCCTGCGGTGCCCAGGATGCCGATGTTGAAGAACACCTCCAGCGCGCCGAGGATCAAGTCCCAGATGCCGTGGAGCATGTCGACAATGCCGTCCCAGATCCTCTTGGCATCCGCCCCGAGCTGGTCCCAATTTCCGGTGAACAGGTCAACGAAGAGTTGGAACCATCCGGAGACGTACTCCCAGAGGCCGACGAAGTACTCCTTGAGTCCTTCGAGGACCAGGCCCACGCCGTTGATCGCAGCGACCAGGGCGCCAGCCAACAACTCGACGATGAACTGAATGACCGGTACGAGGATCGGCATCAGGAAGTTCACGACCGCGAGCAGCGCGTCAAGGAACGGCTGAAGCGCCTCGACCACCCGCGTTATTGCGTCGGACAGCGGCGGGAGAACCGCCTGGATAACTTCCGACAGCATCGGGAGCAGAGGCTCGATTACGGCCGAGATGATCTTCAGAGCCGTCTCGATGAGCGGCTGAAGCGCCTTGATCACCTGATCGAGCGCGGCAGCGAGAACCGGCAGGATCGGGGCCAGGGCATCCATGAACGCCTTGGCCAGTGGCATCGCGGCTTCCAGGATCTGTTGGAAGATCGCCGCGACCGGGGGCAGGATCGTCGCCAGGAATCCGAAGGCTTGGCCGAGCAGTTCGCCGACCATCGGGACCATCTGCTCGATGACCGGGGCCAGCGCGGCGAACGCCTGCGTCAGTGCCCCACCGAGCAGGGTGATGATCGGCGAGAGCTGCGGAGCAAGCTGCGCGAAGGCGTTGGCCAGCGGGGTGATCGCCGTGGAGACGAGTTCGGCGAAGATCGGTAGTGCCTGGCCGACGACCTGGAAGATCGCGCCGAGGGCCTTGCCGACCGGACCCAGTGCAGGCGCGAGCTTCGTGACGGCGCCCTCAATGCCGTTGAACAGGGTGGTGACGCCCTGGGTCACGGCGGGCTGAGACAGCGCGCTCGCGATGGCACCCAGCGCCGTACCGATGATCGTGCCGACCTGCGGCAGGATCGTGGTCAGGAGACCGCCGAGCGTCTTGAACAGGCCCTCGACCGCCGGGCCGGACTCCTTGGCGATCCTCGACATGGCCTCATGGGCGGCGAGGAAGACCTTCGTCATGCCGTCCTGGAAGCCAGGGCTATCCACAACCTTGTGGATATGTTCGAGGGCGTCCGCCAGGCTGCCGAGCGTCGAGCCGCCTCCGGCCTCCGCCGCACGCGCGAATCCGGCGAGGATGCCGCCCGCGTTGTAGAGAACCGACCCGAGATCCTTGAGGGCCTGAATGCCCTCGTCGATCATCAGCTTGAGCCCGTTCTCCCCCTTCTTCTGCAAGAAGTGGTCGAACTTCTCGGAGATGCTGACGAACCAGTTCGCCAGGTCGGGGAGGTAGCTCGTGCCGACCTTGCCCAGGGTGGCGATGATCGACGCGAAGGTGTCAGTCCCCTTCGTCGCGATGCCGATCGAGTCCGACAGGTCCGTGAACATCTGGTCCAGCGCCGGACCCAGGGACGTGCCCAGGTTCGTAGCGAAGGAGCCGAAGAACCCGCCCAGCTCGGTCGCCGTCTTCTTGACGCCAGAGGTGAACTTCGGGAGAAGGTCGTCGACTACGGCCCGGATGGGCTTCTCGGCCTTGTCCCAGAAGTTGTTGGAGATCGTGTCCTGAAGGCCCTTGAGGGCCTGCTTCACCTCGGGGACGCGCTTGTTGAAGTCCTTCAGCGCGGCGACCGAGACACCCAGGCCCACCGCGATGCCGCCGAAGAGGCCAGGCAGAAGGAGGGCCGTAGGGGCGATCGAGGCCAGCGAGGCGGACAGGCTCGCGAGGTTGCCGGCGGCTGCGATGCCGGTCGCGCCCAGGCCCGCTATCGCGGTCGCCAGGGTGCCGATCAGCGGTGCGGACTTGTCGAGGTTCTTGATCGAGTTCCACAGGCTGTCGAACAGGTTGCCCAGCACGCGGGCGCCAGAGAGGGCCTTGAGCATCGCGGTTGCGGTAGCTGCGGCCGAGAGGTTCACGCGCGGAATCAGGTCGACGATCCGGTTCCGGGTGAGGAGCGCCAGGTGCGCGATCGTGGCCGCGATGCCCGTACGGGACACCTCGGGCTCGATCTCCGACTTCAGCTTGTCGACCTTGTCCTTCAGGTCGTCGATCTGCCGCTCGACATGGCGCTTCGCGAGCGCGTCCATCTCCGGCGTGATCTGGGCCCGTAGGTTGCGCATCTGCTCGAAGGAGGCTTCAAGCTCCCGCTTCACCTGCGCGACGCGCTTCGCGTCGAGCCCCGGCCTGACCTTGATGGCGTCGAGCTGGGCCTGAATCTGGTCGGCCGTCTTCTGAGCCGAGGCCCGATCCGCGGTGACCTTCGCCCGAACCTCGGCGTCGAGGACGGCCTTCATCTGGGCCTGAGCGGTGAGGAGGGACCGCTTGTCGACCTTGACCTTGATCTCTTCGCGGTTCAGCTCGTCGAGCTGGTCCTCGATCTGCTTCAGCGCGCCCTCGACGGAGGACATCGACTTCTTGTCGACCGAGAGGTCCAAGGTCAGGTGCTTCTCAAGACGCTCACGCGCCTTCTTGAGCGACTTCTCGTCCATCTTGACCGAGAGGTCGATCTCCTTGGACTTCGCCAGCTCAGCGTCAATCTGCGCGATGGCAGCCTTCACCGAGTTCGAGGAGCGCGGGTCGACCTTCAGCTCCAGCCGGAGTGCCTTCTCTAGCTTCTTGCGCTCCGCCTCCAACGAGGCCCGGTCGAGCTTGACCTTGATCTCGACCTCGGCGAGGCGCTCCAACTCGCGGTCGAGTGCCGCGATAGCCGACCTCACCGAGGACTGCGAGGACTTGTCGACGCGCAGCTCGATGGAGCCGATCTCGTCGAGACGCTCCTCGAACAGGTCGGCCGCCGCGTTCAGCGAGTCCTCGTTGAGGTCGACCTCGATGTCCGTCTCGCCGAGCGCGACGAGGGCCGCCTTCACCTTGCCGACCGCCGCCAGGACCGAGCCCTGATCGTCGAGGTTCACCGCGAGGTGCAGGTCCGACAGAGCCGCGTCCGCCTCCCGGCGGGTCCGGCGCGCTTCCTGTACGACCTGGCGCCCCGTGGCACTGAAGGTGATGCGGTGCTTGTTGGCCTTGTCCTGGAGCCTTTTTCACGTGTAGATCATGAGGGTGAGGATCGCGGCAGCTACTGACGTGAGTCTGTTCGGACTGACGCGGGCATGCCGGAAGATCCGCCACTGCTTGATCCGGGAGATGGTTCGCTCGACGGGAGCACGCAGTGCGGCGTGGACCTTGTTCGACGTCTTGTGCTTGTCGGGCAGTTCAGTTCCGGGCCGTCGTTTGATCGGGGTGATCACAGTGCCGCCGGCCCCGACGTACCCTTTGTCCGCGAGGATCTCGAGGTCCAGTCGCGCGCAGGTGTCGACGATGGCGTGCTCGCGGGCGGCCGTCACATCGTGGGTGCCGCCCGGAAGGGCGGGTGACATCCACAGCAGTTTGCCCTCTTCTGCCGCAATGACCTGCAGATTCACGCCCTCGCGGCGGACCTTGCCGGAGAAGTGCCCCGGCGCCTGGACCCGGTCGGTCTCCGCGACGGTGCCATCCAGCAGCACGTAGCCGTCCGTGTGATGACTGGTGAGCGCCTCGGTCAACGACGGAGCGTGCTCCGCAAGTTGCCCGATCGTGTGGTTCACGTAGCGCCAGGCGGTGGCCGTGCTGATGCCGAAGCCTGCGGCGATCTGTTCGAGGGTGTCGTGCTTGCGCAGGTAGACCAGGGTGCACCGGGCCCGGTCGTACGGACGCAGTCTGCAGCGCCGGCCGGCTTCACAGGACGCGATCACCATCGTGACCAGCTCCAGGAGCTCCGGATCGACATCGCATCCGGCAGGATAGGAGAACACGGGGCATCTCCGCAGGTGAAGGTTATGTCTGGCGACTCTCCAAACCAACGGGATGCCCCGTTCGGCACGCCACCGTCAACACTTCACCGACGCTCACCCGCAGGCCGTACAAGTGAAAAAGGCTCCTGGTAGGCGCGTACGGCCTTCTGGACTTCGCCCGCCGCGCCGGCAAGGTCGAGCTTCGTGTAGAAGCGGACCTTGCGAGTGTCGGTCGCCTTGTTGTCCTTGTTGATCGCCCGGACACCTTCGAGGACATCCTTGCGGGCCCCGGAGATGTCAGCCTTCGTCTGAAGGGTGACGGCGATATCGTGCTCAATCTTCTTGAGCTTTTCCTTCAGGTCATCCTTGAAGCCGGAGGTATCCGGCATGACCTTGACTGCGATCCGTCCAACAATGGAAGCGTCATCCGCCACCGAGTTACCTCCGCTGGAAGTGCTTGTAAATCTCGGCGACCGAGCGCGGCTTCGTGGCGGCCTTCGTCTTCTCGGGCTTCCTCTTCGACTGCGGCCTCGGGAAGGCGGGGATCTTCGGCGCCTTCTTTCCCCATTGGCCGGTCGCCCGAGTGTTCTGGTTCAGAGCGTCGAAGAGGTCAGCGGACAAATGCCGGTCCTGACCCCAGCCGAAGAACTCGCGACCGCCCGACGCGAGCGCGATCGTGAGTGAGGTGTCGGGGAGCCTCTGCACGAGCAGAAGGACGAGAGCGGGGGAGGGCCCCCGGCCCGCTATCACCTCGGCGAGATCGACGCCGAAGTGAAAGAGCAGGTCCGGGTAAAGGCCCTCGCCGTATTCGTCGATCAGCCCTGCGAGGCCGAGGCTTCCCCCACCTGAGTGCTCTCGCCGTAGTGGCCGAAGATTTCGGCGAGGAGCGCCAGGTCGCCGCCGACCTCCTTCAGGAGCTTGTCGGCGGCCTTCTCGGACTCCGCGACAGTGCGGATCGCCTGCGCCAGAACCTCGGCCTGATCGGTGTCGTCCTTGCCGAGCTGGTCCTGAAGGGACATCAGCTCGTCCCGGCGGCCCTTCGGCAGGCGCAGGGGGTTCAGGAGTCGGACGGTCTCGCCGCCGAACTCGATGTCGGTCGAGCCGTACTTGCGCTCAGCGGCGGCGCGGATGTCGTCGAGGGAGAAAGAAGCCATGGGGTTGCGGACCTCCAGAGAGAAAGCGGAAAGGGAGAAGCGGACCGGAAGAGAAGGGGGGGGGGGTCACCCGGCGCGGGCGGGTCCGCAATGCGCCCGCGCCGGGGAGTTGTTACGCCTGGCCAGCGACCCAGGCAGTGCCGTTCCAGTACGCCTTCGTGGCGTCACCGAGGAGCACGTGCTGACCGGTCGTCCAAGCGGTCGCCGGGGTGGCGATCACGCCGACCATGGCGCCGAGGTTGTCCGGCACGTCGGAGCCGGACGGGGTGAAGGTGCCGGGGCTGCCGGCCGTCGCGCCGGTCGCGAGCGAGCCGCCCAGAGGCGTGATCGCGTACGTCCAGACGTTCGAGCTGTGCGACATCGGCTTGACGCCGAGCGGCAGGCCAGCGAGCGACTCGGTGTCCGAGATGGACATGTCGTCGGCTCGGTAGATTTCGGCCTTCGGGGCGTAGAAGGCGAAGTGGTTATCGCCGTCCACGAACACCGCCAGGAATGCCGCCTGAGTCGGCTCCGGGTTGGTCGGAACACCGACCGAACCGTCAGGCAGAATCGGGGCGTTGGCGCCGAAGTAGAGCTTCAGAGCGGCAGTGTCGAACTGCTGCAAAGTGAAGGTCATCGTCTCGGTCCGCGCGCTGTACTTCGTGCGGAGCGACTTGTTCTGGAGAGACCCGATCGTGGTCGCCTCGCCGCCCTCGGAGGTGATGCCGAAGACATCTTCCAGAGAGGTGTGACCGACGTTCGTCCACGGCGAAGTGGGCGACAGAAGGTCGGACGGCATTGCCGTACCGACAGGGGCCGTCAGGTAGTTGCCGGACCCGACGACAAGAGTTGCCTCATCGTTGATCGCCAAGGGGATGCATCCTTACTCGCGCATGCAAAAGGCCCGGCGCTCGAAAGCTCCGGGCCTTGCGTGGTGGGGTTATGTCAGGGGGTGTAGGGGCGGGTCCGCGGCTTGCGGATCTGCACGTCGTAAATCGACTCGTAGCGCCACACCCCAGTGGGGAGGTCGGCGTACTGGACGGGGCCGGTAGCGGTCGCCCAGTCCGTTGCCCGTCTCGGCGCAGAGTTCATATCCACGCGGATGATGTGTCCTCGGCGTGGATAGACCTTCTGGTTCATCCATGCATTCCGCAGGACGACGCGGACGGCCTCGCTCAGAATCGCCGCGTCCTCGTCCCCGTTGGGGTCCGGGGCGAAGCAGTTGATGACGACGCGGGCCGCGTCGGTGAAGCGCGTGTCGCCCTGCCACTGGCCCCATGTCGGGTCACGGCGGATCAGGACGAGAGGGAACTTCTCGTGAAGGTCGACGAGCGACTTCACGCGCATCTCGGGCAGGCCCTCACGCAGGACGGCGAGGAGGAGATCCTCGACCGGCGACAGCTCGGCCAGCATCTTTACGGACGGGGGAAGTCCTGCCATCAGTCGAGGTGCACCTTGCCCTTCCTCTTCTTGGGCAGGTTCGCCGCGCGGGCCAGGATGAACAGGCCCTCGCTCGCGCTCTGCATGACGAGGTGCGGTTGGCCGTCCTTGTCCTTCTTGACCACCACGTCAGCGGCACGGCCGAACTCGATCGACAGGGCGGCCTTCTTGCCGCGCTCGTCGTCGAGGATCACGTACCGGTCGACATCGCCCCTCTCGACATCGATCGAGGAGTGACCTTCGAGGCGATGTGCAAGGAGCAGGGCCTCGGCCCTGGCGGCAACGTCGAACTGAACCTCTTCGAGGGCGGCCTGTACGCCGGGCAGGAGAGCGATGTACTTCTCCAGCTTGTGACGACCTACGTCGTCTTCGATCTCTGCCATCAGGGCCGCTCCCGAATGTCGATCGACCAGTGCCGCGTACGGCGGTCGCCGTGGTGGTAGGACGGCGGAGTCACCACGTCCCACATGCGGCCCTGAGCCTGAACGCGCGACCAGAGGGTGACGCCCTCGACATGGGCGTCCACGATCATGCGCGTCACGTTGATCTGCTGTTGGCCGGGGACTTCGGCCTTGCCGGACCGCTGCGGGATGAAGGCCGCCCGGACCGGGATCGGGTTGTCCTCGTCGAGCATGATCACCGCGTTGCCCCGGTTGTCGACGATCTCCTTCGTCGCCCACACGGTCGCGGGCTGACCGCGCCTGCGCTGCACGCTCACCAGGGGCTCACCGCATCCCCGAACAGCGGGAAGGGGTCGCCCTGGTCGACCGGCACGTATCCGCCGGCATCACATGCCTGGGGCTTCGTGCCCCACGCCGAGACGGCCACACCCACGACACCGCGCTTCCGGCCGCCCAGCTCCTCAAGGAGCCGGACCTCCTCGCGGGTGAAGTAGACGGTGCCGGCGTCCCGGCCGATGTCCGACCACTGGAGCGTTTCGTCTCCAGCCCGGCTCTGTACGTAGCCGTTGGGATTCCGCAGGTACCTCGCCGCGGACTTCAGCACGAGCGTCTTCACCAGCCGGGGCGCCTTGTCCTCGGGCCAGTCACGGCCATACGTGGCCGCCAGGTCCGAGGCGTCGTCCAGCGCCCCCGCTGCGATGCGCTCCTCGTCAGGGTCGAGGTCCCAGTCGATCCGGCCCTTCAGCTCGTCGAGGGAGGCATACGCCATCGCTCGACCTCCTTCCTCGAAGGGCGGGCGGGCCGCGCTCCCGGTCTGCCCCAGGTCACGCGGCCCGCCTCACGATCAGACGTTGGAGGGGTCGGTCTCCGGCTTGTAGCCGGTCGGAGTCCACACCTTCGCGTCGGAGACGCCGGTGATGGTGGCCAGCTCGGACGCGGCCGGGGGGTAGTCCGACTTCGCGTCGAGGTCGAGCTTGATGCCCCGGACGAAGTGCTCACCGGTGGAGATGACCTCGACGCCGTTGGTGTTGTCCCAGCCGACGAGCACGTCCTTCACGGTCTGGAAGCCCGCGTACGTGTTCACGACCGAGCGGTCCTGCATGAAGGTCGGGTCGTAGTCACGGACCCAGCGGGCCGCGATGCCCTCGAAGGAGGTCGTCGCACCGAAGGGGACGGACTGCGGGACGGACGGGGCGCCGGTCAGGAAGATGAACGCGGAGCCGGAGAAGGCGTAGGCCGCAGCCGGGGGGATGGTCTGGTCGACCACGATGCGGAAGCCGTACCGGTCGCCCAGGGTCGCCGTGCGGAGCGCGGACTCGGCCACGTCATCGCCGACGTTCTGAGCGAGGTTCATCTTGTCGTCGTTCAGGAGCGCCGACTCGAAGTCGGTACCGACGAGCAGGTACCGGTTGCCCTCCGGGGCGTGGAAGGCGTTCAGGACCCGGCGGGCCTCGATCAGCGCACCGCGAAGGTTCTGCTGAGCGTTGCCGATGGTCACGTTGTAGGTGGTGCCGGTCAGGGTGCTGACCGCCCGGCGGGCCAGACCGCGAGCGACTGCCTTCACCTGCGGGCGCAGGAGCTTCGACCACTGGTCGATGTCGAAGTCGTACTGCTCGTCGGTCAGCTTGACGGCCGAGTAGACGTTGCCGCCGAACGTGACGGGGATCTTCCGCTCGTTGTAGGTGTCGAACACGATCGGGTTCGAGCGGTCGTTACGGAAGGCGTAGTCGTGGAACGGGAGGACACCCTCGACCGGGACGGAGATGGTGTCGTTCTCCGCTCCCTTGAACTGGTCGATCCCCTGCTTCTGCATGAGGTTGGGGATGATGAGTTCCTGCTCCAGCATGCCGACCGCAGTCGCGGCGAGCTTCTGAGGCTTGACGATCTGATGCTGAACGGTGGCCACTAGGGCTTACCTCCGGGGCATGAAAAAACCCCCGGCCGGATCAGCACGGGGGAAACGTAAGGGGGGTCATCGGAGGCGCTAGAAGCGCCGGGATCGCCTCGCGAGCTTGCGAGGGTCCATCTCGCCGTCGTCCTCGTCGGACGGGCTGAGGCCGCCCCCCAGGGACTCGGGGGCCTTGGTGTCGAGAAGCGCCTGAAGGGCCTTCGCGTGCGTCTCCAGCTCCTCGGCCGTCTCGCCCTTCAGCGACTCGGTGAGGAGGTCAGGAAGCTCGTACTTGCTCGCGACCTTCGTTACGAGGAGAGATCGCTCAAGGCGAGCGTTCTCCGTCTTCACCTCGGCGAGGGCCGACTCGAACTCCTCCGGGCTCTTGGCCGCAGAGAGCTTCGTCTCGGCATCGCGCAGGCGAGTG
It includes:
- a CDS encoding phage head-tail adapter protein encodes the protein MSVQRRRGQPATVWATKEIVDNRGNAVIMLDEDNPIPVRAAFIPQRSGKAEVPGQQQINVTRMIVDAHVEGVTLWSRVQAQGRMWDVVTPPSYHHGDRRTRHWSIDIRERP
- a CDS encoding phage tail assembly protein; translated protein: MASFSLDDIRAAAERKYGSTDIEFGGETVRLLNPLRLPKGRRDELMSLQDQLGKDDTDQAEVLAQAIRTVAESEKAADKLLKEVGGDLALLAEIFGHYGESTQVGEASASQG
- a CDS encoding transposase family protein; its protein translation is MFSYPAGCDVDPELLELVTMVIASCEAGRRCRLRPYDRARCTLVYLRKHDTLEQIAAGFGISTATAWRYVNHTIGQLAEHAPSLTEALTSHHTDGYVLLDGTVAETDRVQAPGHFSGKVRREGVNLQVIAAEEGKLLWMSPALPGGTHDVTAAREHAIVDTCARLDLEILADKGYVGAGGTVITPIKRRPGTELPDKHKTSNKVHAALRAPVERTISRIKQWRIFRHARVSPNRLTSVAAAILTLMIYT
- a CDS encoding DUF5403 family protein: MAEIEDDVGRHKLEKYIALLPGVQAALEEVQFDVAARAEALLLAHRLEGHSSIDVERGDVDRYVILDDERGKKAALSIEFGRAADVVVKKDKDGQPHLVMQSASEGLFILARAANLPKKRKGKVHLD